In a single window of the Thiobacter sp. AK1 genome:
- a CDS encoding NUDIX hydrolase — MASKDFYEAPVAGEVVWQGRLLQVHRDQVRLPDGRPSVREYIRHPGAVVILALDDHGNLLLERQFRYPLGREFIELPAGKIDPGETPAACARRELLEETGYTAREWCYVTTVYPCIGYADERLVYFLARGLIYQGHRREGDEFLEVFTLPVATAISWVQEGRICEAKTVAGLFWLEKLLAGAWTPQSEPPAVTHPEEGA, encoded by the coding sequence ATGGCAAGCAAAGATTTTTATGAGGCGCCTGTGGCGGGGGAGGTGGTGTGGCAGGGCCGATTGCTGCAAGTCCACCGGGATCAGGTGCGGCTGCCGGATGGCCGACCTTCCGTGCGCGAGTACATCCGCCATCCGGGGGCAGTCGTGATCCTGGCCCTCGATGACCACGGCAACTTGCTCTTGGAACGCCAATTCCGCTATCCCCTCGGGCGGGAATTCATCGAACTGCCGGCCGGCAAGATCGACCCTGGCGAGACACCCGCCGCCTGCGCGCGTCGCGAGCTTCTCGAGGAAACGGGCTACACCGCGCGGGAATGGTGTTACGTGACCACCGTCTATCCCTGTATCGGCTACGCGGACGAGCGGCTGGTTTATTTTCTCGCCCGGGGTCTAATCTACCAGGGCCATCGGCGCGAGGGTGATGAGTTTTTGGAGGTTTTTACTTTGCCCGTGGCCACGGCTATAAGCTGGGTGCAGGAAGGCCGCATCTGCGAGGCGAAAACGGTGGCAGGGCTGTTCTGGCTGGAAAAGCTCCTTGCCGGCGCCTGGACGCCCCAGTCCGAGCCGCCTGCGGTGACCCATCCGGAAGAGGGTGCATGA
- a CDS encoding NADH-quinone oxidoreductase subunit M, producing the protein MSGMPLLSLAIWVPIVFGLLVLATGPDRNALLARWLALIGAVAGFAVTVPLYTRFDTGTATMQFVERAPWIETFRVHYHLGVDGISLLFILLTAFTTVLVVLAGWKVIETRIAQYLAAFLIMSGLMIGVFAALDAVLFYVFWEAMLIPMFLVIGIWGGPRRVYAAVKFFLYTLLGSLLMLVAFIYLYQKAGSFDILDLHRLPLGYREQVLIFLAFFTAFAVKVPMWPVHTWLPDAHVEAPTGGSVVLAAIMLKLGAYGFLRFSLPITPDASHALAGFIIALSLIAVVYIGLVALVQGDMKKLIAYSSIAHMGFVTLGFFLFNPLGVEGALVQMISHGFVSGALFLCVGVLYDRLHSRNIADYGGVVNVMPVFAAFFVLFAMANSGLPGTSGFVGEFLVILGAVQVDFWYAFLAASTLVFGAAYTLWMIKRVVFGPIVHRQVAALKDLSAREFLVLGLLAVAVLGMGVYPAPVTEVMHASVEHLLNHVAESKCGDFCAW; encoded by the coding sequence TAGCCATTTGGGTGCCGATCGTGTTCGGCTTGCTGGTGCTCGCCACCGGCCCGGACCGTAACGCCCTCTTGGCGCGCTGGCTCGCCTTGATTGGGGCTGTCGCCGGTTTCGCCGTGACCGTGCCGCTCTACACCCGCTTCGACACGGGAACCGCCACCATGCAGTTCGTCGAGCGGGCGCCCTGGATCGAAACCTTCCGGGTTCATTATCACTTGGGGGTGGACGGCATTTCTCTGCTGTTCATTTTGCTCACCGCCTTTACCACGGTGCTGGTGGTGCTGGCGGGCTGGAAGGTGATCGAGACGCGCATCGCCCAGTATCTAGCCGCTTTCCTCATCATGTCCGGGCTGATGATCGGCGTATTCGCGGCGCTCGACGCGGTGCTGTTCTACGTGTTCTGGGAGGCGATGCTGATCCCCATGTTTCTGGTGATCGGTATCTGGGGCGGGCCGCGTCGCGTCTATGCGGCGGTGAAGTTCTTCCTCTACACCTTGCTTGGTTCGCTACTGATGCTGGTGGCCTTCATCTACCTGTACCAGAAGGCTGGCAGCTTCGACATCCTAGACCTGCATCGTCTGCCGCTGGGCTATCGCGAACAGGTGTTGATCTTCCTGGCTTTCTTCACCGCCTTCGCCGTCAAGGTGCCGATGTGGCCAGTCCACACCTGGTTGCCGGATGCTCACGTGGAGGCGCCCACTGGGGGTTCGGTGGTGCTGGCGGCCATCATGCTGAAACTTGGGGCCTATGGCTTTCTGCGCTTTTCTCTGCCAATCACGCCGGATGCGAGCCATGCCTTGGCCGGATTCATCATCGCCCTCTCCTTGATCGCGGTGGTGTACATTGGCCTGGTGGCCCTAGTGCAAGGGGACATGAAGAAGCTGATCGCCTATTCATCCATCGCCCACATGGGGTTTGTCACCCTGGGCTTTTTCCTGTTCAACCCGCTGGGAGTGGAGGGCGCCCTGGTGCAGATGATTTCCCACGGCTTCGTATCCGGGGCGCTGTTTTTGTGCGTAGGCGTGCTCTATGACCGCCTGCATTCGCGCAACATCGCCGATTACGGCGGGGTGGTGAACGTCATGCCGGTGTTTGCCGCCTTCTTCGTCCTGTTCGCCATGGCCAATTCCGGTCTGCCCGGCACCAGCGGTTTCGTGGGCGAATTCCTGGTGATCCTGGGGGCGGTGCAGGTCGATTTTTGGTATGCCTTCCTGGCAGCGAGCACCCTGGTCTTTGGCGCCGCCTACACGCTGTGGATGATCAAGCGGGTGGTGTTCGGTCCCATCGTCCATCGCCAGGTGGCGGCCCTAAAGGACCTGAGTGCGCGCGAATTCTTGGTGCTGGGACTGCTCGCGGTGGCGGTGCTGGGCATGGGTGTCTATCCCGCACCGGTGACGGAAGTGATGCACGCTTCCGTGGAACATCTGCTCAACCATGTCGCCGAGAGTAAATGTGGCGACTTCTGTGCCTGGTAA
- the msrA gene encoding peptide-methionine (S)-S-oxide reductase MsrA: MAEQPAALSIATLGGGCFWCLEAVFEQVRGVAQVVSGYAGGMVDNPTYAQVCTGTTGHAEVVQVHFDAEVVPYRTLLEIFFTIHDPTTPNRQGNDRGPQYRSIILYHDAEQKRIAEEVMQAVTQAGLWPAPLVTELKPLEKFWRAEDDHQGYFRSHPWQPYCQFVVAPKVEKFRRRFSAWLKA, encoded by the coding sequence ATGGCCGAGCAACCCGCCGCGCTTTCCATCGCCACCCTAGGCGGCGGCTGCTTCTGGTGTCTGGAGGCCGTGTTCGAACAGGTGCGCGGTGTCGCCCAAGTGGTCTCCGGCTATGCCGGGGGCATGGTGGACAATCCCACCTATGCGCAGGTTTGCACCGGCACCACGGGCCACGCGGAGGTGGTGCAGGTGCATTTCGATGCCGAGGTGGTGCCCTACCGTACCCTGCTGGAAATCTTCTTCACCATCCACGACCCCACCACGCCCAACCGCCAGGGCAACGACCGCGGCCCCCAGTACCGTTCCATCATCCTCTATCACGATGCCGAACAGAAACGCATCGCCGAGGAGGTGATGCAGGCGGTCACGCAAGCCGGCCTGTGGCCGGCGCCATTGGTGACGGAACTGAAACCGCTGGAGAAATTCTGGCGGGCGGAGGATGACCACCAGGGCTACTTTCGAAGCCATCCCTGGCAGCCTTATTGTCAGTTCGTCGTGGCGCCCAAGGTGGAGAAGTTCCGCCGCCGCTTTAGCGCCTGGCTCAAGGCCTGA
- a CDS encoding PfkB family carbohydrate kinase, whose amino-acid sequence MARILCVGIATLDLVFTVDHYPREDEEMRAQSLRVTRGGNAANTAVVLARLGHQVAFAGVLAAAEETAILVRDFQQHGVDTAPCVVRPGKPPTSSILLAPSGSRTIVHYRDLSEFGCEDFARLDLAAYDWVHFEGRNPDTLACMLDHLRRHHARLPLSLEAEKPRPGLAALFDRCNVLLTGRAFARALGHGEPRAFLQALRAQAPRPLIFAGWGETGAWALPGSEAPLYTPAFPPPRVVDTVGAGDTFNAGVIHGVLNGWPVDRTLREAASLAGRKCGQVGFSLVPTPGP is encoded by the coding sequence ATGGCGCGCATTCTCTGCGTGGGCATCGCCACCCTGGATCTCGTTTTCACCGTCGACCACTATCCCCGCGAAGACGAGGAAATGCGGGCCCAAAGCCTGCGCGTCACGCGAGGTGGCAATGCCGCCAACACTGCCGTGGTGCTGGCCCGGCTCGGTCATCAGGTCGCCTTCGCCGGCGTCCTCGCCGCAGCGGAAGAGACCGCCATCCTGGTGCGGGACTTCCAGCAGCATGGTGTGGACACCGCGCCCTGCGTGGTACGCCCGGGCAAGCCGCCCACCTCCTCCATCCTGCTCGCGCCCTCGGGCAGTCGCACCATCGTGCATTACCGCGACCTTTCCGAGTTCGGCTGCGAAGACTTTGCCCGCCTCGACCTGGCCGCCTATGACTGGGTCCATTTCGAGGGCCGCAATCCGGACACCCTCGCCTGCATGCTGGATCACCTGCGGCGCCATCATGCCCGACTGCCCCTGTCGCTGGAGGCGGAAAAACCGCGCCCTGGCCTTGCGGCCCTGTTCGACCGCTGTAACGTGCTGCTCACTGGACGCGCCTTTGCCCGCGCCCTGGGCCATGGGGAGCCACGAGCCTTCCTGCAAGCCCTGCGGGCCCAGGCACCACGGCCGCTGATCTTCGCCGGCTGGGGCGAAACCGGCGCCTGGGCCTTGCCCGGCAGCGAGGCGCCCCTCTACACGCCCGCCTTTCCGCCGCCGCGGGTGGTGGACACGGTGGGCGCGGGAGACACCTTCAACGCCGGCGTGATCCATGGCGTGCTCAACGGCTGGCCCGTAGACCGCACCCTACGTGAGGCGGCTTCCCTGGCGGGCCGTAAATGCGGCCAGGTGGGCTTCAGCTTGGTTCCAACCCCAGGACCGTGA
- the nuoN gene encoding NADH-quinone oxidoreductase subunit NuoN, with the protein MMADFVLADLLPALPELVLLGMACTVLILDLFLADDLRWITFALALAALGGAALATVLTLDPVPTLAFANTFVDDRLADVLKLMLDGAVAAVLIYSRDYLRARGMDRGEFYVLVLFATLGMMIMISASHFLTLYLGLELLSLCLYALVGLKRDDRLASEAAMKYFVLGALASGLLLYGMSLLYGVTGSLELARVAAALPGMGADPVLVFGLVFVVAGLAFKLGVVPFHMWIPDVYQGAPTAITLFIGSAPKLAAFAFFMRLLVDGLQALAADWQPMLALMAVLSIALGNVTAIAQTNIKRMLAYSTISHMGFVLLGFLAGSEQGYSAAFFYVAAYVLMSLGGFAMILLLSREGFEAEALDHFKGLNQRSPWHAFLMLLLMFSMAGVPPTVGFYAKLSVLKAALDAGFLWLVVFAVLMSVAGAFYYLRVVKLMYFDAPSEPAAPGANPGMQVLLSANGLAVLALGLMPQPLMALCATAIRQMV; encoded by the coding sequence ATGATGGCCGACTTCGTGCTCGCCGATCTGCTGCCTGCGCTGCCGGAACTGGTGCTTCTGGGGATGGCGTGTACGGTGCTGATCCTGGATCTGTTTCTGGCCGATGATCTGCGCTGGATCACGTTCGCACTGGCGCTGGCGGCCCTGGGTGGGGCGGCGCTGGCCACGGTGTTGACGCTCGATCCGGTCCCCACTTTGGCCTTTGCCAATACCTTCGTGGACGATCGGCTCGCCGACGTGCTCAAGCTCATGCTGGACGGCGCCGTCGCGGCGGTACTCATCTATTCCCGGGACTATCTGCGCGCGCGGGGCATGGATCGGGGCGAGTTCTATGTCCTGGTGCTGTTCGCCACGCTGGGCATGATGATCATGATCTCGGCCAGTCACTTCCTCACCCTCTATCTGGGGCTCGAGCTCCTTTCCCTGTGCTTATATGCGCTGGTGGGGCTCAAGCGGGACGATAGGTTGGCGAGCGAAGCGGCGATGAAGTATTTCGTACTGGGCGCGCTCGCCTCTGGCCTACTGCTTTATGGCATGTCGCTGCTCTACGGCGTGACTGGCTCCCTGGAGCTGGCGCGGGTGGCGGCGGCACTGCCCGGGATGGGAGCGGATCCCGTGCTGGTGTTCGGCCTGGTGTTCGTGGTTGCGGGGCTCGCCTTCAAGCTGGGTGTGGTGCCTTTTCACATGTGGATCCCGGATGTCTATCAAGGCGCCCCCACCGCCATCACCCTGTTCATCGGTTCGGCCCCTAAGCTCGCGGCCTTCGCCTTCTTCATGCGGCTGCTGGTGGATGGGCTGCAAGCGCTGGCCGCCGATTGGCAGCCCATGCTGGCGCTAATGGCCGTGCTCTCCATCGCCCTGGGCAACGTCACCGCCATCGCCCAGACCAACATCAAACGCATGCTGGCCTACTCCACCATATCCCACATGGGCTTCGTGCTGCTGGGCTTTCTGGCAGGAAGCGAACAGGGTTACAGCGCCGCCTTCTTCTACGTGGCGGCCTACGTGCTCATGAGCCTGGGTGGCTTCGCGATGATCCTGCTCCTTTCCCGCGAGGGCTTCGAGGCGGAAGCGCTCGACCATTTCAAGGGGCTCAATCAGCGCAGTCCCTGGCATGCCTTCCTCATGCTGCTGCTCATGTTCTCCATGGCGGGCGTGCCGCCCACCGTCGGTTTCTACGCCAAGCTGTCGGTACTTAAGGCGGCACTGGATGCGGGCTTCCTGTGGCTGGTGGTGTTCGCGGTGCTCATGTCGGTGGCGGGGGCGTTTTACTACCTGCGCGTGGTCAAGCTGATGTATTTCGACGCGCCCAGTGAGCCGGCGGCCCCGGGTGCCAACCCCGGCATGCAGGTGTTGCTGTCGGCCAATGGCCTGGCGGTGCTGGCACTGGGACTCATGCCCCAGCCCCTGATGGCCTTGTGCGCCACTGCCATCCGGCAGATGGTGTGA